The following nucleotide sequence is from Juglans microcarpa x Juglans regia isolate MS1-56 chromosome 6D, Jm3101_v1.0, whole genome shotgun sequence.
cattgCATTCTTTGGTACTCACTCTTTTGAAATCTGTTTCAGGCACTCAATAATTGGGGTCTTGCTCTGCAGGTACTTTTAGTTATATTCGCATTTCCtcaataattagtttttttttttcttcttttcattttttccgaTGTAATTTTACTCTTATTTTGTTCCATGTTCTAGGAGTATTTCAACAATTTGTCAAATATGTCTACCTGTGTTTAGTTGGCAAGTTTGATtcaatttatgtttttaatgtgAAATTTAGGAACTCAGTGCAATTGTTCCTGCACGGGAAAAGCAAAGAATTGTAAGAACTGCAGTTAGTAAGGTACAAAACTTATTTGAAAAGATCAGAGTTATTGGGTAACTGTATGGGAGCAACTAGCAATATAAATTTGCATCTAAGACCTAAGATTTTCTTTGTATCCTAAGAATAGTTTCCACTGTTTGTTCTTTTATTATGATATGTTTGACTGGTCTTCTGATGCAGTTTCGTGCAGCCATTCGGTTGCAGTTTGACTTCCACCGAGCAATTTACAACCTTGGAACTGTTTTGGTCAGTTGGTAACTTAACCTTCCATATTTGAGATACCATGATCTTATATTTGTACATTTGTTCGTCTTCAGTATCCACTATATCTCGTGCAACCCAAACTCATGGTGTCATTATTTGCAGTATGGATTAGCAGAGGACACACTAAGAATTGGGGGATCAGACAATGCTAAAGAAGTCTCTCCTAACGAGTTATATAGCCAATCTGCTATCTACATTGCAGCTGCTCATGCATTGAAACCAAATTATTCAGTAAGtataattgtattttgtatcTAGCAATATTATTTGTATACCTAGGTAATAAAATGTTGACTCTAACATAAACATGTTAGTGAAATCCCAAAATGGGCGGAGAAATACTTATCTGAAGTGAGAtttaaagagtcttatcttttCCTTTGCCCTTGCTTTCTGATGCTTTATAGGTGCGTACATCAATTTCAGTTTTCCACTGACTAACCTAATGGCGTTTTATTTAGGTTTACAGCAGTGCCTTGCGGCTGGTTCGTTCCATGGTTAGTAGTTATCATTCCCTATCTCTTGATGTTGTGGTTGATTGTATGTTCATAATGGTTCATTTAGCACTcctaatgaaaatttaaatgaatttcTCAGTCCGAATGATAGTAAGGTTCTCTCTATATGTTATTATGTTTCAATGAGTTTGGTTGAGGGAACCGTTGACAGAAATTAACTATTGACAGCTACCTTTGCCGCATCTGAAAGTTGGATACTTGACAGCACCGCCTGTCGGGAAACCAGTGGCACCTCATATTGATTGGAAACGTTCCCAATTTGTTTTAAACCATGAAGGGCTTCTTCAGGTAAACGTTGATTTGTTTCCTTGTCATATTGTCAAGTAATAACATTATGTATATTAAAACCATACTTCAATAGGTCATATATAGTATGAGAGGAGAGTGGTAAATGGAATCCCAGTTTACCTGttggactgttcatccgggctgGGTTTTCTTCCAGGCCcggaacctttttttttttttcagtttgaatgttttgatctGGAAATTGTTGTCCATCTCTCCTTTATCTTTCGTTGTCTGAATTTTAAGCATCAGGAATTCCTATCATTTTCACTTCTGAGACATGGGTCCATATTAAATATAGCGTACACATAAAGTAGGTACTTTGCAAGCTATACTTCCACTTTTGACATGCATACTAGTTACTGCTTCATTTTTACCAatgtttttgaaagtttttaccATCTTTTTTGTAAGGTTTCTATTTTCTGCATTCCTGATAGGTAGAAGTTTACTTTCTAGTACATTTGCATTTAAAGAATttccagataaaaaaaaaaaaaaacttaaaaggaacaaaaaaaaaaaaaaaaaaagaaacatcaaaacattcaaactggaaaaaaaaaaaaaaacctgggTACCGGGTTGTAAATCCGGATTCATCTTGGTTTTGGCCCGGGTCTAACCCGGCCCGGGTTTGAAACCCGGGTTCCTGGGCCGGAACCCGAATTAACAGTCCTACTTACctgggagggagaagttcttacGGTCTATAATGATTCGAGGGGCTCCAATTATaatattgactagtcttttttgGAGTATAAATCTCACTTGTGGCTTAGACTTTCCTTTAGTCACTGCACATACATTGGTTTGGATAGGCTGGTAAACTGTGGCAAAGGATCATCGTTTCTTTATTCTCAACGAAGTTTCTTTGGCATCCCTCTCATCAGGTAAACAAAGTTGAGCAAAAACGAGTGCCACAAGGCCTCTCTGGAAATACAGGGGATGTAGTGAACAATGACAAAAGGGGCATCAGAATTGATGTTCCAGATATAGTTTCTGTATCAGCATGTGCTGATCTGACTTTGCCACCTGGTGCAGGCCTCTGCATTGATACAATTAATGGGCCTGTTTTCATGGTAAGCATTATGTTTTGTTTTCCagactcttttttgttttcctgcATTGTAAGTTCAAACCAATTATTCTTAGCCAGACTAAAGATCAAGTCTGCATTTGCATGTTATGAACAAGAGTTctgtaatttgaatttcaacttGTAGCACTTAATGTGGGTGTCAAACCTGATAATTTTGGTCATATGAAGATTATCTTGAGCATTTGCAGGTTATGACTAGTGCTGTAGTATAAATGTATGACTTTTTAGGACCCTAGAATTCATTTAAAACTCTTCATACATTTTGTTTTAAACACTAGGAGTAACGAATTAAACATTTTAAGTCAAGATTATTACAAAGTTATGTCATTTTGACATGCTACTCATGATCCTTTTATTCATTGTACtctcatcatcctatgatgtgacCTTAAATGATTGGAAAACTATTTGGCATGTTTCACTTGTCCATCAATCATTTGATACCACATCAAGGAATGCTAAAAGGATGAtgtatagtatttttctttgacATTTACACTGTGGGGGCACTTGAATTTCATCCCTTCCTGAtgcaaattaaattttttgctTGCGCACTCATCCTACATGGGGTGTGCTACATGGATGCAATTGGTGATTGGGCTTACTTGTCTCAATTACCGGTCTTTGTATCTTAAATATATAACGAGGCAATATATGGatctgattttttcttttaaatatataaaaaaaggtgAGCTGTTGTGATATATATGAAACTGTGCTCTATGGTCGGTGCCGTTCTCAACAATCTGCATTCATTTTGTACTGCAAATGATGGCCTCATAACTCTGTTTTCTAATTTGCAAGATGACAAGGGAGATGAGAACAATTGTTCTATTCTTTGTTAACGTTCCTCAGTGGATCAAAGCACTGGATTTTCAAATGGTAAGGtctaaattcaatattttctgttGATCCTACAGGTTGCTGACTCGTGGGAATCCTTGGATGGATGGCTTGATGCAATCCGTCTAGTTTACACAATATATGCACGCAGGAAGAGTGATGTTCTAGCAGGTATCATAACTAGCTGATCATTTGTTATCTTTATCGACGGTGCGATGTTTTTGTTCAGATGACtaagatttcattttatttaattggcTCATTGGAATAAAGCTATTGTATATTAGAGAAGTTTGGGACATTATCATGCCTAATCCAATTTGGCTTTCCTGATTTAGCTGGTTGTACTTTTCGTTTGATAGACATATAGCGCATGCATATTTTAGATACTGAATGTTTGAGGCATTCAACGAGAAGCCATCTTTACTCATTCAGTGTTCCATTCCTCCATGTATTCCGACAATGACCCGAGCATTTGACCAAGGAATAATTTAATCAAACCGTGATACTCAAGCATGCTTTccaataagaagaaaaataccaaaattttccCTCCAATATTTCTCTTCTTTACTCGTGCTAGTTGATGAACTCATGAGGCAGTGCCCTGAATCCgaaaaaggggaaagaaataaaaggaaatcacACAAGACAAGCAAGTGATGCGATgcatttttattgttgtttgaGAATGGATACAATGCGATGCACGTAGCTTATGTATGATTTTATTTGCACCTATAATTGACTAATTTGAGTCGGAGATTACCCTGTCGTATAATGCTCTCAGCCAAGTCCTCTGAAAGCTTTTTCTAGGAATGCAAAAATTTCATGCAGATCGGAGGTTTTATTTTGGCCAGAGCTAGAACTGCAGCAGGGAGGGTCCAGAGCCCTTCCCCGCAAATCAATCCAGAAGCAATCGCAGGTACCATCAACTCGGCCTTCTTAGAATCAAGCTTGTGCAAcataaaaacaatcaaactCCCAAGGCACATATCAATTGCAAAGTATGCCCCGACCAGAAAAGGCACCGCCATGACCATTGGAAGCGGCATATATTTTCCGACCTTTTGTGGGGAAATATCGCGCACCACATTGACTCCAACCGCAAAGGCAAGAAAGCCATAGCACATTTGCAGGCAATGGCGAGGAAGAGCAGAGAAGCCTTGCACACCTAGAATTGCCATGTTTCTATAGATCAAGGCATAAGGAGCTTTGAACTCTCCATCCGGGTTTCCCACATCAAATGCCTTGTAAAAAAGGAAGAAGCTAAGAGGAGCCGTCACACAGCCTAATGCTGTGCCAATGGCTTGGTTCAAGAACATTGCTTTGGGAGAAGTGCAAGTCAAGTAGGCAGTCTTGAAATCTTGCATCAGAATGCAAGCCACAGAAACAACAGATTTGACGAGTCCACACCCAACAAGCGCAGCCACCACGCCATCTTCTTTTCCTGTCAACGCTGCTAAGACGAAGAGTGCCACTTTCCCGTAATTGTAGGCCATGTTTATGTCCGTCAGTCCAGCTCCATAAGCATTGCAGAATGCCAGAGATGGAGCTAAAAAATAGGCTACGACAACATAGTACCATTTAAGTTGAGGAAACATGAATGGGATCACAATTATGGAAATGATGGCAAAGATGACATATCCAACGGCTGCAAACCACATGGGAATGTTTTCACTAATGAAAATCTCGTTCCGTTTCATTACTTCAATTGGCTTCTCTTGGCCATCCACATCTGcatgggagaaaaaaaaaaagagaaattgttAGAAGTAACTAATTAACTAATCAAATTAGTATGGTCAATTAAACAATTGTAGCCACTGATGAATTCGattattgataaaaaagaatTGTACATGTGTTATTAAGCGTATTTATTACTGAACGAGTATGTGTTGATATTTAGATTTCACACATGATACTTATTATCTCCGCACAACATTCCAACGtgtgatttgttattattatatttttatataacacatatatttacacatcaaaataataaatcatatattgaCGTGGGATGCaaacatgataaataaaatttttactcaAATTAACACATACTAACATGCCGGTTCCTCGTACACATCATGCGTCATTTGAGTGTTTCCAGAATCTAGGTTTAAGGAAACCTACTATAAGTAACATGTAGAAATGAAAATTCGAAGGCTACTGTTCATATTACCCATTTCGAGGTCCTCCTTCTTTAATCTGCTGCGGATTTCGATGATTGTGCATACCAATATCTTAATGAAATTGTACATACCATCACCTAGGATCAAAGCAACGGATAAAAAAACCTGCAAAAagcaaacccaaaaataaaaaaaaatactgtaaaTTGGCGACCATTGGTAGCAGAAGAAGCAGTCCCATGAGATAGAAAAAGTGAGACCTTGTAACCATATAAACTTTTCATGTCACTTTCTTCCAAACTTTCAGAAAACCAAATTCCTTTAAGCCGACCAATGAGCGGCCACATTACTCCAAAGGAAAGCACAGCTCCAAGAAGCAAAGACAAGTTAACGAGATGGGAAACAATCATGCCAGCTCCAACAAATGTCATGCTAAAGTCGAAGTAGAATCTGCAAATTAAATCCATCCGAtgatcaaatatttaaataaaatcactaattAACATGTTGATCATCAGCTCAAAAGCAGCAGAGGAAGAAAcagatcatgcatgcatacgtTTTCTTATACGCTTGCAATCCAAAAGTAGGGAAGTGTGCGAATCCGCATTCGTCTTTACCACTGAAGAACCACTTAAAGAAGCCCCATAAGAAActgattgaaaaatatttcatgaatcCCCGCACTTGCTTCCTGCAAATTTATCATGTCTTTGATGATCAGTTTCACGAGTTTTgatttttagatggttttttTGTTCCTAGAAATTGATAGATACTAGAAATTAAGATCATGTCATGTACTTAGCCATCTTATCCCCCTGAGTATGGAATCCATTAATGAGTACCGCAGTTGCCATGCCACTTGGATATGTTAATTTGAGGTCTACTATCATTATCTGCAAAATGGAAAAGGAGATCTAAAATCGTGGACCAAAAAATCATCATGGTTTTGCTTAATTTGTTGAGTTGAATCATACGTGAAATTGAGATCTCGTTTGTTTCCATGactatttttatctcattttatctaattattataatttttctaaattctcacagaaaataaaataagcaattcaacttttttaaatctaaaaaaaaaataataataatattaaaaaatatattctaaaaatattttattaaatttttatctcaactcatcttatcttatcttatctgtgaaaacaaacgaggcctgaaTTAGTTGGTTACCACCAAGaacaaatcatatatatgtaCCTTCCTTAGAGGAACTAGGACAAAAAGGCCAATAAAACAGACTAAAAACAGGTAGCCAGTCATCCAACCAAATCCAGGTTCCTTAACACTCTTTGGGGAGTTCCCCTCATTGTTGACGCCTGCCAAAAGATATGTCCTCCTGTTTAATCCCAATAGATAAGAAGCAAACCCACCTGCGGTTCATTAAAAGAGAAGAGGAGTTGTTAGATTACATCAAAATTATTGAAAGTAAGTAAAAAGTGGGAAAAAATGGcgtatttaattttcaaaatctgaaatattaAAGCCTCAAACCTCCAACAGAAATGCTATAGCATGCAACTGAACAAGTTTGTATCATTGTATTCTCTTGCCGAGTGAATGGCTTTGATACAAAACCAGCTTTCTCGAGGACTTTTATCCATGTCCGAACAAATACGAAAGCAAGAAGAGCAGCAGAAACATTTAGATTAGGAGTTATCCCGGTTGTGAGGTTCAGCTTCATGGCTATCACACTGTACATGGTGCCAATCATAACACTCACTACTAATCCCCTTATCGTTATTTGGTTCCTCCATGGCGGGATTGCCTTCGACCCCTCAGGTACTTCCTCAAAAGGCTGTCCTCCTAAATCTTCtttttcaatctctctcttttctttggCTTCTAATTCCATGTTCATGGCTCCACGATAAAATATTATCTGCACTCTCTAAAACATTTCTACTTGAAAAGATGATCCAAACTTGAAAAATCCATATATAATCCCAGAGGATGAAACTTAGAAACAAAGTATAAAATGATGAGACAAGAATGACAGATTATTAATGAGAAGAAATGCTGTTTTAATGCATAGACTGACCTGGATTCTTTCTGTACTTCTGTTGTTCAAGCTTCAATGGTACACCATAGAATTATCATGCAATAGAGCACAAGTTGTCAATTGgttctttgtcttcttcttaATTGGAACCcataattagaaagtaaaaaccTTCCTGTGAATTAGTGAACCCCAGAATCCAGCTCCTGTGTCTTTTCTGCCACCCCCAATTACTGCTCACAGCTTACAAATGACCCTCAAATTATTAGACAGgatatcttctatatatatatatatatatatgctggcACTAGCATGCAGAATGGGCTCAACTTGTAATCCAAAATGGCACCTAACTGTGTAAATATCTGATcagttataatatatttcttttgatgcatGCACTACAAAAGTAACTGAATAATTAGAAAGATTTGCTAAACAAGATGCATAgaaaagaatccattttttttatgaacataGGAAAGAACTTGGTATAAAGTAATTACTAATTGATATGAAGGGCATGGCACtgactcatgcatgcatgattataTTTATAACCAGATTGTTGTTGAAGCCTACACTTCACAAAGAATTGGTGTGACTAGAAAGCTAGCTGACCTTATCAttgacatttttctttctctctcctccatcGTGAGGTGGGCTAGCTATTAATTGATAAGTTTGGGTAGGAGATTCTTTCTGTGTGGAGGTTGATTAAACTCGGACCCTCGCACGCTGTAGGCTGCAGACAAGTGGGACAGTGTAGAAGATGATACCTccagaaattttgagaaaacacAACAAAGTTACAAAACATTGTTAGTTGATCCTTCGAAAATAGTGGTCACGAAAAGTCAAAGGAGATTCTCTCCCTAGCTATCTCTAAGTtgaatatgagaaatgatatttataatcataaaatagtTAAgtgttgtacattttttttttttaaagtgaataaatatagaacctatatgaaaaatttaatttttttaataataaactttactatttttaaaaaaaaatatacgataCTTGCACAACTtataattgtatctaatattacataTTGAAGATATGCCTGATATAATTtgtcattaatttatatatagtatccCAAAAATTCCTGTTTAAACAGCCTATTTAAATTATTGCCCAGGAAAAATTACCTTTTTTAAAATGGCAGAGGCCTACACTACTGCTTCTAATTTTGATAAGAACTCCTATtctaaaagattttataaaaataaaatcataaattaaatgatattatattgttacgttaaatttattttattataaaaataattttataatttaacatatcacattaaaactgctatatacatatatatatatgtgttacaAAGCATTTCCCAAATTTTATGCATTGAATATTTTGGTCACCATTTGTACACGTTATCTTAATTATAGATGTTTGTACTGTAGGGAGCATATGCAAATGTGTACTGTACATGACCAAAAATAAAGGGGAGCCTGGCCGACGCTTATTGTAACTTGTAAGGCAGGCAGGGAGATCAAACAAATATTAGGCTTAAAAAATACGCCATCCCCGATTAATGGGATGTGCGGTTTGAATCTCAATTGAATTTCTATccgaattttaaaaattaaacttcATACAAGTTTTAATACCCATATCATCGTGTTGATCATCATAGCTTATAATTTAATGTGCTATCTAATTGCATGAcgaatataatattaaaaattctcGATATTTTGTCTATCCATTGTTGCTAGCTAGCTTGCGTAGATATTTTTAGTAAGAAAATGATAGgcatgtaatattttttacaatttttttatataattatgttttgaatgaggaatatttttataaaataatttataaaaataacactcatttatatactcattttaaaatataattatataaaaaattatacatacaTCATTACTCTTTTTGTCACGatgcaaacaaaataataataaaaaaatgtttgtgcaCACGATGTTGTGAAAAAAAATGCTAACTTTCGATTTGGGAGCTccaattatttgaaattaatcGACTGGGAATGtactttaatgataaaaaaaaaaatatatatcagcACCCTCCTTGAGAATACAACTTTTCATACagcaataatatttataaatttagagttttttttttaaaattatttaaataagagattcaagtgaaaaaaattatttttttaataacaaattttattattttaaaaaaaatatatacgagacatataatatttagtattattttatatatattagtattattgttTCTTAAATCAGGCTAGGCTGCATTATTTTACACTGCACACCTGCCAGCTAGATAGCAAGAAGGGTGCTGCAGCAAACCAGCATGCACATATGATTGAGAGATGATAAACCACAAAATTCAGGGAAGTAgaggaaggaaagaagaagaggcTTGCAAGGATGGATGGCGTGTCGCAAGTAGTGTTTGGAATATATGCAGAGGATGGATGCCGACAGCTCGAGAAGAAATGCCAAGCACATGCGCGCAGAGATGATAATATTGGCCATGCATTTTCTGCAATCACATCCAGTACAATCAGTGTGCGATTTTGACACCAATTTTATGATCTGTGGTGATTTGGAAGAGGATGATATATCTTCATCATCAATGCATCATCAAGTTTGGTTTTCCGGCTGTCCAAAATTGCAGCTTGAAATATCTGAATCCGTCCAAAATTGCAAGCTGCTTCAATCACGGATATGACTTAAAGGTATACAGAAATGCATGAATTCGGATCTTAAATGTATGCTAATCTAATTAACATCTATGGAGAGACGTGTTTTAAGTTTCAAcgatatctttttatattttgtttgatatgatattaaataattagaatattaattattattatttttttattaatcttcaAATCATTTTATGCTATATTAGGCTCTGTgatcatgattaaaaaaaaatgatgaacgTTATTTTTTCACTCTTGAATCATAGAAATCCTATAAGGTCCAAATTTGCATTATGGATCTAATATTATGATCATGATTtcagtaatatttttattttagtgggAGAAAAAGatagattaattattattatactaatgtgaGTGGGAATAATTGTGAGCTCCCTAACAGTTAATTGTTGCATTCCAATAActtataacaaatattaattttatgcacaaaactTAATTAACTATTTGAAAACTTATATTTGCAagcattttaatattaattatcttttcacAATTTGATCTTGATGTGGTATTAATCCATTGGTAAgtaaattatcaatattttgatgCCACATGAAGGATGATAAAGCAAAGACAATTTAACTAAAAACTTGCAAATTGTATTTCTCTCTATATTTTTGTAGACTTTTAAATCTGGCACctttaaaattgtaatgataactttttttaatgatatataatattacgtCTAAATGAGTGGGCTcaatatatagaatatttaattaataaattagatatacTATAGAGTCAAGGTTCAACTCATGAGACTTATTCCGATCATAACATGCTGAAACTACTATTTattctaaaaagttaaattaataaaaggaaGTAgatttaactatttatattatattctagaCTAAGTCATGATCTACAATCTGATCTCGAATACATTCTCATTGGTTTTAGGTGGAAATCTTGGTCCTATCAAATATAACGTCAAGACATTGTAccttattttaaagaaaaattatattcatcgtTCCTATACActacacatcatattttttctcttatcaaatatataatatgtgaatgataagtagaataattcaattagtttaaaaataaaaaaataaaaataaatataatttatggtGCGTAGGGATGATGAGTCGTAAAACTCTTTTCTTAAAgatgtgtttggttgttgaattaaactcaacacatctcaaaccaatcattaaattcataaaGTTAACACAACACTTCTTTTCTTAAAGATAAGACTCAttacttttcaacttttcataaaagagttaaactcatcttaatatacTTCATACAattcaacctaaaaagttaaattaatctCAACCTCAATGAGatctataaaatattgatatttacaACTCAAATCATCACATCTCAATAAGACCTACAAAATACtaattttcttgagattttcttataattttttaaaaagcatgcatatatatatatatatatatatatatatatatatatatatatatatatatacacacattatACGTATGCATTCACCTGGCCAGAAGAAAccgtgtgtgtgtctatatatatataaagatttttcttaaagaaacctgactctctcttctctgttcttgagtctccttatttaccctgatttctgtaagtgcaaatttgcactaccttgcacctgtaattactttaagtttgttaattttaataaaacttatatgtttattctgattttgcatattcatacatgcatatggccggttttaccgcctgtttattttgtgcttgcataatttaattattgtgcaatttattcttccattccattccttctcttcttcttcagtcagcttcgaCTTTTCCTTATTTCCGctgttttggtatcagagccaatccGGTATttaattgttgtgaattgttcCTTCTTtattgaacttattttgttttctgacaacccccacccggagtttctactttggttggttcaggatcatctttcgacaagtaggtcaggAACCCGAAGGTGTAAGTCCCATTTTGAAGCTAGGGAGGCGAGTATAGGGCAGttataggttcaaacccgagggccgagagtggtaagttcacagacccctgagatgcgacggtcggtgttgtcctaggacaaaatgagttggataaatagatccaattcaacaattagttctaggtcggctatgccgcctgacatagttaatgaggaagaTTATGCTTTTGAAGCAACTAAGTCGCTGTGCTGGGATCttggaagattccaaaacttgatgttagcacgatctatcgaaccaattggtttgaaagatctttgcacacacaattttgcgtgcgtactgttgaacaaacttatgctatttccaaaactcaagaaaaatgttatctcttcccaaaagaacagatgacaaaattcttgcagcaatgttttagatatattcatattggatctgcccaaattgctgccaaactTTTAACAAGGAAAGACATCAATGCATCCGTATTATTCtgtttaagggatgccagattcaataattttgaaacaagtattctcggaatgatccaatcctctctaacagatggaccagtccattttaattgttatccagatttaactcttgctattgatgatgaacatatttcaaaatgtttgactttaaacattttaacttctgaATATGATATGCGTAAGGGTAGCAAaccccttactttgatttacaggatttattatcgtcttttaaaaacgagtttaaatccaaaagccattgcaaaacccatccagggaaaaactcttctgatccagagttcaaccccagatgcggatgtttcaattccaaaaatgattttttggaaagatataattcttcctaaagaatggattttggaagaagagaCTCCTCCTATTTCTCGAAACCCTGTTGACAGTtacccaagtaacattcaacagtatttggatggaaccattaaaattagttttgatcagactagatctccagggctaagaagaaattcttatgctggatctagttcttcttttgcggggtcagaaattccagtaagaagagatcaaaatctcaaacaatttctggaagattctgttaaaacagcccaacctgttaatcctgttttaaaattgaaaggactttctacgtcctctcaagttacttctgtcTTTTATTCTGCACAGGATGCTGGGTCCTCTAAAAACCaacctattcataatgaagccgataaagaagatgactcaTCTCTATCACCTACAGTttcagatatggtagctcctgttgcatcacaagttcatcacagtttaactgtgttgaataaaccatttgcatttgatcttatttatctttttgaaaaatacaaactttcaaaaaatagtgcTAGGTGAAAAGCCTATCAttcaaagtattctgaaaaagaaaaacaacgtgttaaacggaaatggaaagaagaaatgaataagcagcaaaaacatattcttttcttcgattttgttgaaaatatttatgttcctAACAAcactttgaatgttgttaaaactgattttgtcaaggaaga
It contains:
- the LOC121233946 gene encoding metal-nicotianamine transporter YSL1-like, producing the protein MNMELEAKEKREIEKEDLGGQPFEEVPEGSKAIPPWRNQITIRGLVVSVMIGTMYSVIAMKLNLTTGITPNLNVSAALLAFVFVRTWIKVLEKAGFVSKPFTRQENTMIQTCSVACYSISVGGGFASYLLGLNRRTYLLAGVNNEGNSPKSVKEPGFGWMTGYLFLVCFIGLFVLVPLRKIMIVDLKLTYPSGMATAVLINGFHTQGDKMAKKQVRGFMKYFSISFLWGFFKWFFSGKDECGFAHFPTFGLQAYKKTFYFDFSMTFVGAGMIVSHLVNLSLLLGAVLSFGVMWPLIGRLKGIWFSESLEESDMKSLYGYKVFLSVALILGDGMYNFIKILVCTIIEIRSRLKKEDLEMDVDGQEKPIEVMKRNEIFISENIPMWFAAVGYVIFAIISIIVIPFMFPQLKWYYVVVAYFLAPSLAFCNAYGAGLTDINMAYNYGKVALFVLAALTGKEDGVVAALVGCGLVKSVVSVACILMQDFKTAYLTCTSPKAMFLNQAIGTALGCVTAPLSFFLFYKAFDVGNPDGEFKAPYALIYRNMAILGVQGFSALPRHCLQMCYGFLAFAVGVNVVRDISPQKVGKYMPLPMVMAVPFLVGAYFAIDMCLGSLIVFMLHKLDSKKAELMVPAIASGLICGEGLWTLPAAVLALAKIKPPICMKFLHS